The following are encoded together in the Petrotoga olearia DSM 13574 genome:
- a CDS encoding ATP-binding cassette domain-containing protein: MPEKIFKIQNFCVKDQDTELLKKFSLEIQKGEVMAIVGQEGSGKNAIINGLIGKLPADGKLHHRGQLVPFSLYDLKKNKIEIINQKPKLLENLSVSENLFLDTSYNQKQSIFYSKRRIQSVVEEILKKHNLNLPPDMKVGDLTLEEKKNLAFVRAFSVNPDVVILYEPAENISLSSLMNLHNMIRTHKKEGKSVIYITKQWEDALRIADKIAILNEGEITEILDSQEVKNNPKKLINKIMGFNSDDNNVNPEESQLIESVFEAAEYLTSEYELDDLMNLLAKNAAKAMKADACGISLMDEDTNAIIDKVFYKQNKNVEVEPNESEILNLIGDEKVYYFSKRDRGFEKFFKINKDICSFICVPLYIRSRLSGIIHIYYKEVYIYSEEEIKYLETIAHQAALAIHDTRLVGSSVLLQESHHRIKNNLQSIISLMSLYKMSIKKDPRKDVTEMLDDLMSKIKSIAAVHELLSKDKLSRSIINLKDVIIKIAKFMSSTREGVKFNFELQDIFVSYSKATAIALVVNELVTNSFKYAFVGKDNCEITIISKFENGSIKLVISDNGVGFPQNFDIKKTQGLGLSIVYSIITKQLNGEIEVENSKGAKVRIEIPLKQISKNISVEEMEKI, encoded by the coding sequence ATGCCAGAAAAAATTTTTAAAATTCAAAATTTTTGTGTAAAAGATCAAGACACGGAACTTTTAAAAAAATTCTCCTTAGAAATACAAAAGGGGGAAGTTATGGCCATTGTTGGTCAAGAAGGCTCAGGTAAGAATGCTATTATCAATGGATTAATTGGTAAGTTACCAGCAGATGGAAAATTGCATCATAGGGGGCAACTTGTACCTTTCAGCCTATATGATCTAAAGAAAAATAAGATAGAAATTATTAATCAAAAACCTAAATTATTAGAGAACCTCTCTGTTTCTGAAAATTTGTTTTTAGATACTTCTTATAATCAGAAACAATCTATTTTTTATTCTAAAAGGAGAATCCAAAGCGTAGTGGAGGAAATTTTAAAAAAGCATAATTTGAACTTACCACCAGATATGAAAGTAGGGGATCTTACACTAGAAGAAAAGAAAAATTTGGCGTTTGTAAGAGCGTTTTCTGTTAATCCAGATGTTGTAATTTTATACGAACCAGCGGAGAATATTTCTTTAAGTTCTCTGATGAACCTTCACAATATGATAAGAACACACAAAAAAGAAGGCAAAAGTGTAATTTATATAACTAAACAATGGGAAGATGCCTTGAGAATCGCTGATAAGATAGCAATATTGAATGAAGGTGAGATCACCGAAATTCTGGACTCTCAAGAAGTAAAAAATAATCCTAAAAAATTGATAAACAAAATTATGGGATTTAACTCTGATGACAACAATGTAAATCCTGAAGAAAGTCAACTAATTGAATCGGTCTTTGAAGCAGCAGAATATTTAACATCAGAATATGAGTTAGATGATCTTATGAATCTACTTGCGAAAAATGCTGCAAAAGCTATGAAGGCAGATGCGTGTGGAATATCTCTGATGGATGAGGACACAAACGCAATAATAGACAAGGTTTTCTACAAACAAAATAAGAACGTGGAAGTTGAGCCGAATGAATCAGAAATCTTAAATTTAATCGGCGATGAAAAAGTTTATTATTTTTCAAAAAGAGATAGAGGATTCGAAAAATTCTTCAAAATCAACAAAGATATATGTAGTTTTATATGTGTTCCTTTGTACATAAGATCAAGGTTGAGTGGCATAATCCACATATATTACAAAGAAGTATATATTTATTCAGAAGAAGAGATAAAGTATTTAGAAACTATAGCCCATCAAGCTGCTTTAGCGATTCATGATACAAGGTTAGTTGGAAGTTCTGTATTGTTACAAGAGAGTCATCATCGAATCAAGAATAATCTACAGTCTATAATTAGTTTAATGTCTTTGTATAAAATGTCCATCAAAAAAGATCCCAGGAAAGATGTAACAGAGATGCTCGATGATTTAATGTCAAAGATAAAAAGCATCGCCGCTGTGCATGAATTGTTATCGAAAGATAAATTGAGTAGAAGCATTATTAACCTCAAAGATGTGATAATTAAGATAGCCAAATTCATGAGCAGTACAAGGGAAGGGGTCAAATTTAACTTTGAATTGCAGGATATTTTCGTTTCATATAGCAAGGCCACCGCTATAGCTTTGGTGGTGAACGAGTTGGTTACTAACAGTTTTAAATATGCTTTTGTTGGTAAAGATAATTGTGAGATTACTATTATTTCAAAATTTGAGAACGGATCAATAAAACTAGTGATTTCAGATAACGGAGTAGGTTTCCCCCAAAATTTTGATATAAAAAAAACCCAGGGACTTGGTTTATCGATTGTGTATTCTATAATTACCAAACAACTAAATGGGGAAATAGAAGTCGAAAACTCTAAAGGTGCTAAAGTTCGAATTGAGATCCCGTTAAAACAGATTAGTAAGAATATTTCTGTTGAAGAAATGGAGAAAATTTAA